One window of Garciella nitratireducens DSM 15102 genomic DNA carries:
- a CDS encoding dihydrodipicolinate synthase family protein has product MKKGQWLTPVVTAFDEKGNLDYQANKNIYDFLIDGGIDGIVVMGSTGEFFSMTIEQKKELIQLAVEYINKRVKVFIGTGGMSIDETIELSNYAHDMGADAVMVISPYYFPLSRESIELFYDKIAKGTRADIYIYNFPERTGYDITPEITLSLVRKHKNIVGYKDTVTEMRHTRALINLVCKEFPEFEVYSGFDENFAHNVLSGGVGAIGGLSNFAPEVCSEWVKAFNERDFEKVSKMQKRINEMMTIYDIGTPFIPIVKKAMKLRGIKMEDHSLPPFIQANEEQTAKIVELMEKLNLEKAKLV; this is encoded by the coding sequence ATGAAAAAAGGACAATGGTTAACGCCAGTTGTTACTGCATTTGATGAGAAAGGAAATCTTGATTATCAGGCAAATAAAAATATTTATGATTTTTTAATAGATGGTGGTATTGATGGAATTGTTGTCATGGGAAGTACAGGTGAGTTTTTTTCTATGACGATAGAACAAAAAAAGGAGCTTATTCAATTGGCTGTAGAATATATTAATAAGAGAGTCAAGGTCTTTATTGGCACAGGAGGCATGTCTATTGATGAAACTATTGAGCTTTCTAATTATGCTCATGATATGGGAGCCGATGCAGTTATGGTTATTAGTCCCTATTATTTCCCTTTATCCCGAGAAAGTATAGAATTATTTTATGATAAAATAGCAAAGGGAACAAGGGCTGATATTTATATTTATAATTTTCCAGAAAGAACTGGATATGATATTACGCCAGAAATTACACTAAGTTTAGTAAGAAAACATAAAAATATAGTAGGATACAAAGATACCGTTACTGAAATGAGACATACTAGAGCATTGATTAATCTAGTATGTAAAGAGTTTCCTGAATTTGAAGTTTATTCAGGGTTTGATGAAAACTTTGCTCATAATGTTTTAAGTGGTGGAGTAGGTGCCATAGGAGGACTTTCTAATTTTGCTCCTGAAGTTTGTTCAGAATGGGTAAAAGCCTTTAATGAACGGGATTTTGAGAAAGTTTCTAAAATGCAAAAAAGGATCAATGAAATGATGACCATTTATGATATTGGGACTCCTTTTATTCCTATTGTAAAAAAAGCAATGAAATTAAGAGGAATTAAAATGGAAGATCATTCCTTACCTCCATTTATTCAAGCTAATGAAGAGCAAACAGCAAAAATTGTAG